The stretch of DNA CGCCTCCTGGAACCGTGGCACGCCGCTCCGCTTCCAGCTGGGTATCGGCCAGGTCATCGCCGGCTGGGACCAGGGTGTGCAGGGCATGAAGGTCGGCGGGCGCCGCCAGCTGACCATCCCGCCGCACCTCGCCTACGGCGACCGCGGCGCGGGCGGCCGGATCAAGCCGGGCGAGACGCTGATCTTCGTCTGCGACCTGGTCGCGGTCTGATCGTCGTGCACCGGATCCGTGCTGGATCCGATCATCCGTGGGCCCATGCCTGTCCGGGCATGGGCCTCGGCTTTTGTCCGTACGCTGCGGGGCGGTACGGTCATCGGTCGTAAGGACCATACGGAAGGTGAAGGGCGTCGATGGCCATTGCCAAGGCCGAGCGGCTGATGAACCTGGCGCTGTGCCTGCTCGGGACGCGGCGGCCGCTGAGCAAGCGCGAACTGCGGGAGTCCATCGAGGCCTACGTCGAGGCCTCCGGCCGGGACAGGGGCGTGGCCTCCGGCCGGGACAGGGGCGCTGCCTCCGGGTCGGAGAAGGGCGGCGTTGCGGCGTCCGACGACTCCTTCAACCGCATGTTCGAGCGGGACAAGGACGACCTGCGTGAGCTCGGGCTGGTCATCGAGACCGTGGAGAGCCTGGACGGCGAGGTCGGCTACCTGGCCCGCCGGGACAGCAACCGGCTGCCGCCCATCACCCTCGACGCCGAGGAGGCCGCCGCGCTCGGTCTGGCCGCCAAGGTCTGGCAGCAGGCCCGGCTGGCCGGGGCGGCCAGCGGCGCCCTGCAGAAGCTGCGCGCGGCCGGGCTGCCCGAGGACGTCGACCCCTACGAGGCGCACGGCGCGCTGGAGCCGCGCATCCCGGTGCACGAGGCCGCCTTCGAGCCGCTGATGCTGGCCTGCCGCGAC from Streptomyces sp. 6-11-2 encodes:
- a CDS encoding FKBP-type peptidyl-prolyl cis-trans isomerase, which translates into the protein MSIEKPEIDFPGGEPPADLEIKEIWEGDGPVAKAGDTVAVHYVGVAFSTGEEFDASWNRGTPLRFQLGIGQVIAGWDQGVQGMKVGGRRQLTIPPHLAYGDRGAGGRIKPGETLIFVCDLVAV
- a CDS encoding YafY family protein, with protein sequence MAIAKAERLMNLALCLLGTRRPLSKRELRESIEAYVEASGRDRGVASGRDRGAASGSEKGGVAASDDSFNRMFERDKDDLRELGLVIETVESLDGEVGYLARRDSNRLPPITLDAEEAAALGLAAKVWQQARLAGAASGALQKLRAAGLPEDVDPYEAHGALEPRIPVHEAAFEPLMLACRDRRPVVFDYRKANAAQPGTRHVEPWALECWRGHWYLAGFDRDRGAERVFRLSRITGRVRSRGSGFTAPVPDVVTVRETVASWAGESADRSARIRLRADAGYPLRAKATAVRERGDGWDELDIPYGHGLDAWLVEFGPDVVVLEPAELRADVLDRLRAVAGG